From the genome of Winogradskyella forsetii, one region includes:
- a CDS encoding GNAT family N-acetyltransferase, whose protein sequence is MAIRIIDFETPNAKAFYDLNIEWLKTFFYVEPFDEEVLSNPNKYIINKGGFIFFAMKEEEVIGTAALMPTENPGVLELTKMAVLPKERGQKIGQLLLQHCIDFARAKELEGLLLYSSTKLENAIYLYRKYGFKELELEKDSPYVRSDIKMFLKF, encoded by the coding sequence ATGGCAATTAGAATCATTGATTTCGAAACACCTAATGCCAAAGCCTTTTACGATTTGAATATAGAATGGTTAAAAACCTTCTTCTATGTCGAACCCTTTGATGAAGAAGTCTTAAGTAATCCAAACAAGTATATTATAAACAAAGGTGGTTTTATTTTCTTCGCTATGAAAGAGGAAGAGGTCATTGGCACGGCTGCTTTAATGCCAACGGAAAATCCTGGAGTTTTAGAATTAACCAAAATGGCGGTATTACCAAAAGAACGTGGACAGAAAATTGGACAACTACTGCTACAACATTGTATTGATTTTGCGAGAGCTAAAGAATTAGAAGGACTACTCCTCTATTCCAGTACAAAATTAGAAAATGCAATCTACCTTTATAGAAAATACGGATTTAAGGAATTGGAACTTGAAAAGGACAGTCCTTATGTTCGTTCTGATATTAAGATGTTTTTAAAATTCTAA
- a CDS encoding chromosome partitioning protein ParA, producing the protein MEGSQKSSTGLKVGLGILLVLFLGTAFYTSKLYSEKQENEKLLVSEKQQVMNDLNNMAKDYDEAIAESEVTNQDLIAARERIVGLMDSLKVSQNSVGSLWSYKKKYMALQEEMDILLTENDRLKVENQYLATSLDSTNIQLAERTMFTDSLLVQNTELATVVKDAAALQTVGLVGMGVIERRSGKQIPTERATRSDKLKVCFTVAKNTLTEAGDKELYVQVIDPMNNVLGSNDQIEFEDQVLNYSLISRFNYENRSLNICEYINELEDSKFEKGRYKINVFNDKALISSSEFELK; encoded by the coding sequence ATGGAAGGTTCACAAAAATCAAGTACAGGTCTAAAAGTTGGATTAGGAATTTTACTAGTCTTATTCTTAGGAACAGCTTTTTACACGTCTAAGCTTTATAGCGAAAAGCAAGAAAACGAAAAATTATTAGTGAGTGAGAAACAACAAGTAATGAATGATCTTAACAATATGGCCAAAGATTATGACGAGGCAATTGCTGAGAGTGAAGTTACGAATCAAGATCTTATTGCGGCAAGAGAACGTATTGTAGGTTTAATGGATTCTCTTAAAGTGTCTCAAAACAGCGTTGGTAGCTTATGGAGTTACAAAAAGAAGTACATGGCTCTACAGGAAGAAATGGATATTCTTTTAACTGAAAACGACCGTTTAAAAGTTGAAAACCAATACTTGGCAACCTCTTTAGATAGTACAAATATTCAATTAGCAGAGCGTACGATGTTTACGGATTCACTTTTAGTACAAAATACTGAACTGGCAACTGTTGTAAAAGATGCTGCTGCTCTACAAACTGTAGGTTTAGTAGGAATGGGTGTTATTGAAAGACGAAGCGGAAAACAAATTCCGACGGAACGTGCAACAAGAAGTGATAAACTTAAAGTTTGTTTTACGGTTGCTAAAAACACGTTGACTGAAGCTGGAGATAAAGAATTATATGTACAGGTTATTGATCCTATGAACAATGTTTTAGGTTCTAACGACCAGATAGAATTTGAAGACCAGGTTTTAAACTACAGTTTAATTAGTCGTTTTAACTACGAAAACAGAAGCTTAAATATATGCGAATATATTAATGAATTAGAAGATTCTAAATTCGAAAAAGGACGCTACAAAATAAATGTATTTAACGATAAAGCATTAATTTCTTCTTCTGAATTTGAATTGAAGTAA
- a CDS encoding formimidoylglutamase encodes MHHLILFSEKEKQQLLKKRKGESKFGEHIQLVPNLTNIYDSIVNLDVDYVVFGICEDIGVYANHGNTGTYKAWEATLKVLLNIQSNSFTNSKRVLILGHLDYTDERETLLKFNTSKKKQLSKVRKYVETIDSDVSHIVTSIVRAGKVPIIIGGGHNNAYGNIKGCALANNGRINVVNFDAHSDFRAEEGRHSGNGFSYAFAEGFLKNYFIFGLHENYTSDNLFKTLKKIKNLKYTTYEALEVRNETDFNAELKMALEHVAEKRFGIEIDCDAIQHIPSSAMTPSGFSVKQARQFVNYFGQHENAMYLHICEASPSKKTANKVGKLITYLITDFIRAHGN; translated from the coding sequence ATGCATCATCTTATTTTATTTTCAGAAAAAGAAAAACAACAGCTTTTAAAGAAACGTAAAGGCGAATCAAAATTTGGAGAACATATTCAGTTAGTACCTAACCTCACCAACATATACGATTCAATTGTTAATTTAGACGTTGACTATGTTGTTTTCGGTATCTGTGAAGATATTGGAGTTTATGCAAATCACGGAAATACAGGAACTTACAAAGCTTGGGAGGCAACTCTAAAAGTTTTGTTAAACATACAGAGCAATAGCTTTACTAATTCTAAACGTGTTTTAATTCTTGGCCACTTGGACTATACGGATGAGCGAGAAACGTTGCTCAAATTTAATACCTCGAAAAAGAAACAACTTTCTAAGGTTAGAAAATATGTAGAAACTATAGATAGTGATGTAAGCCATATAGTAACTTCAATTGTTAGGGCGGGAAAAGTTCCGATTATCATTGGTGGAGGCCACAATAATGCCTATGGTAATATTAAAGGTTGTGCTTTGGCTAATAACGGAAGAATAAATGTAGTTAATTTTGATGCCCATTCAGATTTTAGAGCTGAAGAAGGGAGACATAGCGGCAATGGCTTCAGTTATGCATTTGCTGAAGGGTTTTTGAAGAATTACTTCATATTTGGATTGCACGAAAACTACACCTCAGATAATTTATTTAAGACGCTGAAAAAGATAAAAAATCTGAAGTACACTACCTATGAAGCACTAGAAGTCAGAAATGAAACAGATTTTAATGCTGAACTAAAAATGGCTTTAGAACATGTTGCCGAAAAACGATTCGGAATCGAAATAGATTGTGATGCCATACAGCATATTCCTAGTAGTGCAATGACGCCTAGTGGTTTTAGTGTAAAACAAGCTCGACAATTCGTTAATTATTTCGGTCAACATGAAAATGCTATGTATTTACATATCTGCGAAGCTTCACCATCCAAGAAAACAGCAAACAAGGTTGGAAAACTGATTACGTATTTAATTACAGATTTCATTAGAGCACATGGCAATTAG
- the fumC gene encoding class II fumarate hydratase, producing the protein MTYRIEKDTMGEVKVPADKLWGAQTERSRNNFKIGAPASMPLEIVYGFAYLKKAAAYANCELDVLSQEKRDLIAKVCDEILDGQHNDQFPLVIWQTGSGTQSNMNVNEVVANRAHQMAGKTIGEGEKTIQPNDDVNKSQSSNDTFPTGMHIAAYKKVVQTTIPGVIQLRNTLHKKALEFKEVVKIGRTHLMDATPLTLGQEFSGYVSQLDHGLKALEHTLAHLSELALGGTAVGTGLNTPEGYDVLVAKYIAEFTDLPFITAENKFEALAAHDAIVETHGALKQLAVSLNKIANDIRMMASGPRSGIGEIIIPANEPGSSIMPGKVNPTQCEALTMVCAQVMGNDVAISVGGTQGHYELNVFKPMMAANILQSAQLIGDACVSFEEHCASGIEPNHQVIKELLNNSLMLVTALNTKIGYYKAAEIANTAHKNGTTLKEEAVNLGYVSAEDYDEWVKPENMVGSLK; encoded by the coding sequence ATGACTTACAGAATAGAAAAAGACACGATGGGCGAGGTTAAAGTACCTGCCGATAAACTTTGGGGTGCGCAAACCGAGCGTTCTCGAAATAACTTTAAAATTGGTGCACCTGCTTCAATGCCTTTAGAAATCGTATATGGCTTCGCTTATCTCAAAAAAGCAGCGGCTTATGCCAACTGTGAATTGGATGTTTTATCTCAAGAAAAGCGTGATTTAATTGCAAAAGTATGTGATGAAATTTTAGACGGACAGCATAATGATCAATTTCCTTTGGTCATTTGGCAAACAGGTTCTGGTACGCAAAGCAACATGAATGTCAATGAAGTTGTCGCCAATAGAGCGCATCAAATGGCAGGAAAAACAATAGGCGAGGGCGAAAAAACCATTCAGCCTAATGATGATGTGAATAAATCTCAATCGTCTAACGACACCTTTCCAACAGGAATGCATATTGCAGCCTACAAAAAAGTGGTCCAAACCACGATTCCTGGTGTTATTCAATTACGAAATACATTGCATAAAAAAGCGCTGGAATTTAAAGAAGTTGTAAAAATTGGCAGAACTCATTTAATGGATGCCACACCTTTAACCTTAGGTCAGGAATTTTCGGGTTATGTATCCCAATTGGATCACGGATTAAAAGCATTGGAACATACATTAGCACATTTAAGTGAACTGGCTTTGGGTGGAACCGCTGTTGGCACTGGCTTGAACACACCAGAAGGATACGATGTTTTAGTGGCTAAATACATCGCTGAATTCACGGATTTACCTTTTATTACTGCCGAAAATAAATTTGAAGCCTTGGCGGCTCATGATGCTATTGTAGAAACCCATGGTGCCTTAAAACAATTGGCGGTTTCCTTGAACAAAATCGCTAATGATATTAGAATGATGGCCTCTGGTCCGCGTTCAGGCATTGGAGAAATTATCATTCCAGCTAACGAACCTGGAAGTTCTATTATGCCCGGAAAAGTGAACCCAACCCAATGTGAAGCCTTGACCATGGTCTGTGCGCAAGTGATGGGTAACGATGTTGCAATTTCTGTTGGTGGTACACAAGGGCATTACGAGCTGAATGTTTTTAAACCAATGATGGCGGCGAATATTTTACAATCTGCGCAATTGATCGGTGACGCTTGTGTAAGTTTTGAGGAGCATTGTGCTAGTGGAATTGAGCCTAACCACCAAGTCATTAAGGAATTATTGAATAATTCGTTAATGCTAGTTACCGCTCTAAATACTAAAATCGGATATTATAAAGCTGCGGAAATCGCAAATACCGCTCATAAAAATGGTACTACCCTCAAAGAAGAAGCTGTAAATTTAGGTTACGTTTCTGCTGAAGATTACGACGAATGGGTAAAACCTGAAAATATGGTCGGAAGTTTAAAATAA
- a CDS encoding rhamnogalacturonan acetylesterase — protein MKNVLATILLFVLMSHCTSRDNNPVTIYLIGDSTVANYAVNYGEGQDYYQKKYPKTGWGQVFQELFTASELNNFKPLIQADSVIVDDRARGGRSTRTFFQEGLWRSVYENLKEGDIVMMQFGHNDASVKNPERYVDIEGYKEFLRLFTTQTFEKKAKPIILTPVARNYPWKDDHLENVHGEYPDAAFEVADELGAYFIDLNKLSMDYFSKKGRDFVSKNYFMNLPKDKYIAYPDGSSDQTHFQPEGAMAVAKLVFEAMKVLN, from the coding sequence ATGAAAAACGTATTAGCGACAATATTACTTTTTGTACTCATGAGTCATTGTACATCACGAGACAATAATCCAGTAACTATTTACTTAATCGGAGATTCGACTGTAGCAAATTATGCCGTTAATTACGGAGAAGGACAGGATTATTATCAAAAGAAATATCCCAAAACAGGTTGGGGACAAGTTTTTCAAGAATTATTTACGGCGTCGGAATTGAATAATTTCAAACCTTTAATCCAAGCTGACAGCGTTATAGTTGATGATCGTGCAAGAGGTGGTCGCAGTACCAGAACATTTTTTCAGGAAGGGCTTTGGAGGTCGGTTTATGAAAATCTCAAGGAAGGCGATATCGTGATGATGCAATTTGGTCATAATGATGCATCTGTGAAAAATCCAGAGCGTTACGTTGATATAGAGGGGTATAAGGAGTTTTTACGATTATTTACTACACAGACTTTCGAAAAAAAGGCAAAACCAATCATATTAACTCCTGTAGCAAGAAACTACCCATGGAAAGATGATCATTTAGAAAATGTACATGGCGAATATCCTGACGCAGCATTTGAAGTTGCTGATGAATTGGGAGCCTATTTTATTGACCTCAATAAATTGTCAATGGATTATTTCAGTAAAAAAGGTCGCGACTTTGTTAGTAAAAATTACTTTATGAACTTGCCTAAAGATAAGTATATAGCTTATCCTGACGGGAGTTCTGATCAAACCCATTTTCAACCTGAAGGCGCTATGGCAGTAGCGAAATTAGTTTTTGAGGCAATGAAAGTTTTGAACTAG
- the hutI gene encoding imidazolonepropionase, whose translation MSILITNIKQLLQVHDTNVTIVKGSDMKDLSILENAYVYIEHDTIIEFGTMDEYSTIEAETIIDATGKIVLPSWCDSHTHIVYAGDRTSEFVDRINGLSYAEIANNGGGILNSAKVLQDTSEDDLYAQSIKRLNELIAMGTGAIEIKTGYGLTLEAELKMLRVIKRIKQESLAKITPTLLAAHAIPAEFQSKKQDYITYITEELIPKAAELRITNYIDVFCEEGYFDIEDTEAILEAGKKYNLKPKIHVNQFNILGGVALGVKYNALSVDHLEELGDNDIEALKGSDTMPVALPGCSYFLSIPYTPARKLIDAGLPLAIATDYNPGSAPSGNMNFIVAAACVKLKMTPEEAINAATINGAYAMGVSNMYGSITRGKKANLIITKPMNHYSEIPYAFAHNPVEQVIINGQLLE comes from the coding sequence ATGTCCATTCTAATTACCAATATCAAACAGCTTTTACAAGTCCACGATACTAATGTCACAATTGTAAAAGGAAGTGACATGAAAGATTTATCCATTCTAGAAAATGCCTATGTCTATATTGAGCACGATACGATTATAGAATTTGGTACAATGGATGAATACAGTACAATTGAAGCTGAAACAATCATTGATGCTACTGGAAAAATAGTCTTACCGTCTTGGTGCGATTCGCACACGCACATTGTTTATGCAGGCGATAGAACATCTGAGTTTGTCGATAGAATAAACGGTTTATCTTATGCTGAAATTGCCAATAATGGCGGCGGCATTTTGAATTCGGCGAAAGTGCTTCAAGACACTTCAGAAGATGATTTATATGCGCAATCCATAAAAAGATTAAACGAACTTATCGCGATGGGCACTGGCGCTATAGAAATAAAAACAGGCTATGGTTTAACTTTAGAAGCGGAATTAAAAATGCTTCGCGTTATCAAGCGGATCAAGCAAGAGAGTTTAGCAAAAATTACACCAACCCTTTTAGCTGCTCATGCTATTCCAGCAGAATTTCAATCCAAAAAACAAGATTATATAACATATATCACAGAAGAATTAATACCGAAGGCTGCAGAGTTGCGCATTACTAATTACATTGATGTCTTTTGCGAGGAAGGCTATTTTGATATTGAAGATACCGAAGCCATTTTAGAAGCCGGAAAAAAATACAATCTAAAACCAAAAATTCATGTGAACCAGTTTAATATACTTGGAGGTGTTGCGCTTGGTGTAAAATACAATGCCCTTTCTGTAGATCATTTAGAAGAATTAGGTGATAATGATATTGAAGCTTTAAAAGGAAGTGATACTATGCCTGTGGCGTTACCCGGTTGTTCATATTTTTTAAGTATTCCTTATACGCCTGCCAGAAAACTCATTGATGCTGGTTTACCATTAGCCATTGCAACGGATTATAATCCAGGTTCTGCACCAAGTGGAAACATGAATTTCATTGTTGCTGCAGCATGTGTAAAATTAAAAATGACGCCCGAAGAAGCCATAAACGCAGCAACCATTAATGGCGCTTATGCCATGGGAGTTAGTAATATGTACGGTAGTATTACCAGAGGAAAAAAAGCAAATCTCATTATTACAAAACCTATGAATCATTATAGTGAAATTCCATATGCGTTTGCTCATAACCCAGTTGAACAAGTCATTATCAATGGTCAACTTTTAGAATAA
- a CDS encoding T9SS type A sorting domain-containing protein, with amino-acid sequence MKHKLLFGFAMLSCFAFAQTTFLPKVGINTNTGDAPYTIASGLIDGDALPDIIIGTNLGNTLEWYKNNGDNTFTIQPLISNTLDGIGGLALVDLNNDGFLDLLTTAYNNDSVAWYPNDGTGNFTTENIISNSILGASGFALGDINNDTFLDIAVTAYDGDEVVWFSGNGTGSFTLEANKIDDTLNAPGVVNMSDIDGDGDLDALVATAVYGGDVIEIFRNDLIPGGTVSFIKDATSVTTGKVGMFNATFEDLDGDANLDILATEVSYGGGPTGNLYWFEDNGSGFTETVFTTSIANPSVAQFRDLDNDGLNDIVLSSGKSNAGNDIVWFKNNGAGSFDSELVIDATQSQTFVYTITDFDMDGDLDIASCAYNQDDLNYFENQKIVLSVPNSELQAISIHPNPTKDILNFEGLNETIIVSVFDVLGKQVLEQKLHLGETLNVSQLTNGLYTIKINNKTSSKFLKE; translated from the coding sequence ATGAAACATAAATTACTTTTTGGATTTGCAATGCTTAGTTGTTTTGCTTTTGCCCAAACCACTTTTTTACCAAAAGTTGGTATTAATACTAATACTGGAGATGCTCCATACACCATCGCATCTGGTTTAATTGATGGAGATGCTCTACCAGATATTATAATCGGAACCAATTTAGGTAACACGCTTGAGTGGTATAAAAATAATGGGGACAACACATTTACAATTCAACCTTTAATATCTAATACATTGGATGGCATTGGAGGTTTAGCCCTTGTAGATTTAAACAACGATGGTTTTTTGGACCTATTAACCACAGCATACAATAATGATTCCGTTGCATGGTATCCCAATGATGGTACAGGAAATTTTACGACTGAAAATATCATTTCCAATAGTATTCTAGGTGCTTCAGGATTCGCATTAGGAGACATCAATAATGATACTTTTCTTGATATAGCAGTAACAGCTTATGACGGAGACGAAGTGGTTTGGTTTTCTGGTAATGGCACAGGAAGCTTTACACTAGAAGCAAATAAAATTGACGACACGTTAAATGCTCCGGGAGTTGTAAATATGAGTGATATTGATGGAGATGGTGATTTAGATGCCTTAGTTGCAACCGCTGTTTATGGTGGTGATGTTATTGAAATTTTTAGAAATGATTTAATTCCTGGAGGAACGGTGTCTTTTATAAAAGATGCAACTTCTGTAACTACAGGAAAAGTTGGAATGTTTAATGCCACTTTCGAAGATTTGGATGGTGATGCTAATCTCGATATTTTGGCAACAGAGGTTTCATATGGTGGTGGACCAACAGGTAATTTATACTGGTTTGAAGATAATGGTTCTGGATTTACCGAAACTGTATTCACAACATCAATCGCTAATCCTTCCGTAGCGCAATTTAGGGATTTAGATAATGATGGCTTAAACGATATAGTTTTGAGCAGTGGAAAATCTAATGCTGGCAATGACATTGTTTGGTTTAAAAATAATGGCGCTGGCAGTTTTGATAGCGAACTAGTTATTGATGCCACGCAAAGTCAAACCTTTGTATATACGATTACCGATTTTGATATGGATGGCGATTTAGATATTGCAAGTTGCGCCTACAATCAAGATGATTTAAATTATTTTGAAAACCAGAAAATTGTACTTAGTGTTCCAAATTCTGAACTTCAAGCAATTTCAATACATCCCAATCCGACAAAAGATATTTTAAATTTTGAAGGTTTAAACGAAACCATTATTGTTTCAGTTTTTGATGTGCTAGGAAAACAAGTTCTAGAACAAAAATTACACCTGGGAGAAACACTTAATGTTTCGCAATTGACCAATGGTCTATACACTATTAAGATTAATAATAAAACATCTTCAAAGTTCTTGAAAGAATAA